ACGGTGAGCAACCCACCGACGTCGAGGTCGTCCACGTGGACCGCCCGCCCGTCGTCGGTGACCAGCCGGGCCCCGGGCGTCCACGCCGTGGCCCGCAGGGCCCGGCGCCCTCGCCTGGTCTCGCCCCGCAGGGGGACGGCGAAGATGATGGCGGTCACAGCCACCGCCCCGGCCAGGGCCTTGGCCAGAAAGCGTCGGCGGGCCACAGGCACCTCGGGAAGGGAGGGGTGGCGGGGCTCGATGTCGGGCGCGGGTGGGGCCGAGCGCCGGGCCGCGCCGACCAACCCGACGGCCATGGCGCCCAGGGCCGCAGCACCCAGCGCGCCCTCGACCTGGGTGTGGCCTCCCAGCACCCAAGTCGTGACGACCCCGCCTCCGGCCAGCGCGGCCACCGCGAACGGAGCGAGGACACGGGCCCTCACGGGCGGCGGGCCACCCAACGGGCGGCCAGCATGAGCCCGGCCACGCCCGCGGCCCAGGCCACCAGGCCCTCGTCGACCCGGCCGGTGCTCCCCAGGGGCAGGCCCCCGGGCCGGGCCGGCTCCCGCAGGCCCAGCACGTAGGCGGCGATGGCGTCGACCTCGGCCGGCCCGAACGTCGCCGGGTCGAAGGCGGGCATGGCGCCCGGGGCCACGATCATCGACGCGGCCACCTCGACCGCGCTGGCCTCGAACAGGGCCGGCGCGGTCTCGCCGTAGGCCAGGGCGCCGCCGATGCCGGTGGCGCTGTGGCAGGGCGCGCAGTGCAACCGGTAGAGATGGCCGCCGCCCGCCAGGTCGCCCCGGTCCGGGTCGACCGAGGGCACCGCCGGCCCGGGCCCCAACGACGCCACGTAGGCCACGAGGGCGTCGATCTCCTGGGGCGGGTAGGCAGGCGGGCGCCGGACCGGCCTCTGGCCGGCGTCGGTGATCGGCATGCGCCCGGTGGCCAACCAGAA
The Actinomycetota bacterium genome window above contains:
- a CDS encoding Rieske (2Fe-2S) protein, encoding MRARVLAPFAVAALAGGGVVTTWVLGGHTQVEGALGAAALGAMAVGLVGAARRSAPPAPDIEPRHPSLPEVPVARRRFLAKALAGAVAVTAIIFAVPLRGETRRGRRALRATAWTPGARLVTDDGRAVHVDDLDVGGLLTVYPEGRTDAGDSQVVLVRLEPGRSIGAPGRADWAPAGYVAYSKLCTHMGCPVGLYQQRAQVLLCPCHQASFDVIGGGRPVHGPARRPLPQLPVEVGSDGFLRAIGDFPDAVGPGWWDRPA
- a CDS encoding c-type cytochrome, with product PAGAAQAGPAGAAQAGPAGAAQAGPVGEAQAGPAAAAQVSQAGPVGEAQAGPAGEAGRRLYLRDCAGCHGPEGRGSFQGPPVAGVGGAGAHFWLATGRMPITDAGQRPVRRPPAYPPQEIDALVAYVASLGPGPAVPSVDPDRGDLAGGGHLYRLHCAPCHSATGIGGALAYGETAPALFEASAVEVAASMIVAPGAMPAFDPATFGPAEVDAIAAYVLGLREPARPGGLPLGSTGRVDEGLVAWAAGVAGLMLAARWVARRP